The Spodoptera frugiperda isolate SF20-4 chromosome 9, AGI-APGP_CSIRO_Sfru_2.0, whole genome shotgun sequence genome contains a region encoding:
- the LOC118271484 gene encoding mucin-1 isoform X43 → MRIAALIALVQLSLATAVSDEPKTLTAVELNRELSGDNVLSPFYESSEDAGVTFIRGSRAADSPLSPDIDVQCSGNYIDVTVEFADVFDGIIYSKGYLNDPKCKYVSLGNSQSRYSFRVPLNGCGSRPLCNACGTIDNVLVFQADDLLQGPQDFARKVSCARTSLEVSTGVTASREEHTLKLKPFMVDMLDVVAVEGPAGGVECWMDIQVGVFPNTTPLKNSIKIGEYLTILVYLKDVRNQFSLKIHDCWAYDNENYDGPSTNKIQLTDKNGCPKKKKLIDFWQKTTNTGKSGATLIAYSKVSAFRFPETDQVYLTCNVELCTNNCDSNCGTTEISTTIKPSQCYPGSRDPGCQRITVEPQLKCYPGSLDPRCPQQPTPTTPQLSELTTLRDRRISLPTVIADKYTTTTTPEPPRCFPGSTDPRCPKPTTPEPPRCFPGSTDPRCPKPTTPEPPRCFPGSTDPRCPKPTTPEPPRCFPGSTDPRCPKPTTPEPPRCFPGSTDPRCPKPTTPEPPRCYPGSPDPRCPQPPRPTTLTPPTYLPPVTPELKCYPGSSDPRCPQPTTPAPPKCFPGSTDPRCPKPTTPAPPNCYPGNTDPRCPKPTTPAPPRCFPGSTDPRCPKPTTPEPPRCYPGSTDPRCPKPTTPEPPRCYPGSTDPRCPKPTTPEPPRCYPGSTDPRCPKPTTPEPPRCYPGSTDPRCPKPTTPEPPRCYPGSTDPRCPKPTTPEPPRCYPGSTDPRCPKPTTPEPPRCYPGSTDPRCPKPTTPEPPRCYPGSTDPRCPKPTTPKPVCYPGSPDPKCPQPPRPTTLTPPTYLPPVTPELKCYPGSSDPRCPQPTTPAPPKCFPGSTDPRCPKPTTPAPPNCYPGNTDPRCPKPTTPAPPRCFPGSTDPRCPKPTTPEPPRCYPGSTDPRCPKPTTPEPPRCYPGSTDPRCPKPTTPEPPRCYPGSNDPRCPKPTTPAPPNCYPGNTDPRCPKPTTPAPPRCFPGSTDPRCPKPTTPKPVCYPGSPDPKCPQPPRPTTLTPPTYLPPVTPALKCYPGSTDPRCPKPTTPEPPRCFPGSTDPRCPKPTTPAPPNCFPGSTDPRCPKPTTPAPPNCYPGNTDPRCPKPTTPAPPRCFPGSTDPRCPKPTTPEPPRCFPGSTDPRCPKPTTPEPPRCFPGSNDPRCPKPTTPAPPRCFPGSTDPRCPKPTTPEPPRCFPGSNDPRCPKPTTPKPVCYPGSPDPKCPQPPRPTTLTPPTYLPPVTPALKCYPGSTDPRCPKPTTPEPPRCYPGSTDPRCPKPTTPEPPRCYPGSTDPRCPKPTTPAPPRCYPGSTDPRCPKPTTPEPPRCFPGSTDPRCPKPTTPAPPRCFPGSTDPRCPKPTTPEPPRCFPGSTDPRCPKPTTPAPPRCFPGSTDPRCPKPTTPEPPRCFPGSNDPRCPKPTTPKPVCYPGSPDPKCPQPPRPTTLTPPTYLPPVTPAVKCYPGSTDPRCPKPTTPEPPRCYPGSTDPRCPKPTTPEPPRCYPGSTDPRCPKPTTPEPPRCYPGSTDPRCPKPTTPEPPRCYPGSTDPRCPKPTTPEPPRCYPGSTDPRCPKPTTPEPPRCYPGSTDPRCPKPTTPEPPRCYPGSTDPRCPKPTTPEPPRCYPGSTDPRCPKPTTPEPPRCYPGSTDPRCPKPTTPEPPRCYPGSTDPRCPKPTTPEPPRCYPGSTDPRCPKPTTPEPPRCYPGSTDPRCPKPTTPAPPRCYPGSTDPRCPKPEPPTPSSCYPGSRDPKCPQPFAPASTNPPSTYLPPFPEENEIKSSRVSRLATKDTNEDNVNDYIDSFDFKRTEPRSRKVRDVFGSSESAAFATSGTAIIYIAMGSAVAMIMSITLAIYMYKKNKLRTASVNTTAQSPC, encoded by the exons CTGTCGCTCGCTACAGCTGTTTCAGATGAACCAAAAACGCTCACAGCGGTTGAGCTGAACCGCGAGTTGTCCGGAGACAATGTGCTCTCGCCTTTCTACGAAAGTAGTGAGGATGCTGGGGTCACGTTCATAAGAGGATCAAGGGCGGCTGACTCGCCCTTGTCTCCTGATATCGACGTGCAATGCTCAGGCAACTATATCGACGTCACTGTTGAGTTCGCTGACGTTTTCGATGGCATCATTTACAGTAAGGGTTACTTAAATGACCCGAAGtgcaa ATATGTGTCATTGGGCAACAGTCAGTCTCGGTACTCATTCAGAGTGCCACTGAATGGCTGTGGCTCCCGACCTCTCTGCAATGCATGTGGTACCATCGACAACGTACTTGTGTTCCAAGCTGACGACTTGTTGCAAGGACCTCAGGACTTCGCTCGCAAG GTGTCATGTGCCCGCACTTCCCTGGAAGTGTCGACTGGAGTGACGGCGTCCAGAGAAGAGCATACTCTCAAGCTAAAACCTTTCATGGTTGACATGCTTGATGTGGTTGCAGTCGAAGGACCCGCCGGAGGAGTTGAATGCTGGATGGACATCCAAGTAGGAGTCTTTCctaat aCCACTCCACTGAAGAACTCGATCAAAATTGGAGAATACTTGACAATCCTTGTGTATCTCAAGGATGTAAGAAACCAGTTCAGCCTTAAAATACACGATTGCTGGGCTTATGACAACGAAAACTACGATGGTCCTAGTACCAACAAGATTCAACTGACTGACAAGAACGGTTGTCCCAA GAAGAAAAAGCTGATTGATTTCTGGCAGAAAACTACAAACACAGGCAAGAGCGGTGCCACTTTAATTGCCTACAGCAAAGTGAGCGCTTTCCGATTCCCTGAAACCGACCAAGTCTACCTAACGTGTAACGTcgag CTATGCACAAACAACTGCGACTCGAACTGCGGTACCACGGAAATTTCTACAACGATCAAACCATCACAATGCTACCCTGGATCGCGTGATCCTGGATGTCAACGCATCACGGTTGAACCACAACTGAAGTGTTACCCTGGCTCACTTGATCCCAGATGTCCTCAACAGCCAACACCGACGACACCACAACTTTCAGAGCTCACTACACTACGTGATCGGAGGATTTCGTTGCCAACAGTTATTGCCGACAAATATACGACTACTACCACTCCTGAGCCACCACGCTGCTTCCCAGGCTCCACTGACCCCAGATGTCCCAAGCCCACAACTCCTGAACCACCAAGGTGCTTCCCAGGTAGCACTGACCCAAGGTGCCCCAAACCAACTACTCCTGAGCCACCACGCTGCTTCCCAGGTTCCACTGACCCCAGATGTCCCAAGCCCACAACTCCTGAACCACCAAGGTGCTTCCCAGGTAGCACTGACCCAAGGTGCCCCAAACCAACTACTCCTGAGCCACCACGCTGCTTCCCTGGCTCAACTGACCCTAGATGTCCTAAGCCAACGACTCCTGAACCTCCACGATGCTACCCGGGTTCACCTGATCCGAGATGTCCACAGCCACCTCGACCTACAACCTTAACGCCACCGACATATTTACCACCAGTAACGCCTGAATTAAAATGCTATCCAGGTTCATCAGACCCTAGGTGTCCACAACCAACCACCCCAGCTCCTCCAAAATGTTTCCCAGGCAGCACAGACCCCAGGTGCCCGAAACCTACAACACCAGCACCTCCTAACTGTTACCCTGGAAACACTGACCCACGTTGCCCTAAGCCAACAACTCCAGCACCACCCAGATGTTTCCCAGGTAGCACTGACCCCAGATGTCCCAAGCCAACGACCCCTGAGCCACCACGTTGCTACCCAGGATCGACTGACCCCAGATGTCCTAAGCCAACGACTCCTGAGCCACCACGTTGCTACCCTGGATCGACTGACCCCAGATGTCCAAAGCCAACGACTCCTGAGCCACCACGTTGCTACCCTGGATCGACTGACCCCAGATGTCCAAAGCCAACGACTCCTGAGCCACCACGTTGCTACCCTGGATCGACTGACCCCAGATGTCCCAAACCAACGACTCCTGAGCCACCACGTTGCTACCCTGGATCGACTGACCCCAGATGTCCAAAGCCAACGACTCCTGAGCCACCACGTTGCTACCCTGGATCGACTGACCCCAGATGTCCAAAGCCAACGACTCCTGAACCACCACGTTGCTACCCTGGATCGACTGACCCCAGATGTCCCAAGCCAACGACCCCTGAGCCACCACGTTGCTACCCTGGATCGACTGACCCCAGATGTCCCAAACCAACCACGCCTAAACCAGTCTGCTACCCGGGTTCTCCGGATCCTAAATGTCCCCAACCACCACGCCCGACAACCTTAACTCCTCCCACTTATTTACCACCAGTAACGCCTGAATTGAAATGCTATCCAG GTTCATCAGACCCTAGGTGTCCACAACCAACCACCCCAGCTCCTCCAAAATGTTTCCCAGGCAGCACAGACCCCAGGTGCCCGAAACCTACAACACCAGCACCTCCTAACTGTTACCCTGGAAACACTGACCCACGTTGCCCTAAGCCAACAACTCCAGCACCACCCAGATGTTTCCCAGGTAGTACTGACCCCAGATGTCCCAAGCCAACGACCCCTGAGCCACCACGTTGCTACCCTGGATCGACTGACCCCAGATGTCCTAAGCCAACGACTCCTGAGCCCCCACGTTGCTACCCTGGATCGACTGACCCCAGATGTCCCAAGCCAACGACCCCTGAGCCACCACGTTGCTACCCTGGATCAAATGACCCCAGATGTCCAAAGCCAACCACACCCGCACCGCCAAACTGTTACCCTGGAAACACCGACCCGCGTTGTCCAAAACCAACAACCCCTGCCCCACCACGGTGCTTCCCTGGCTCAACTGACCCCAGATGTCCAAAGCCAACCACACCCAAACCAGTCTGCTACCCGGGTTCTCCGGATCCTAAATGTCCCCAACCACCACGCCCGACAACCTTAACTCCACCCACTTATTTACCACCAGTGACGCCGGCACTTAAATGTTACCCCGGTTCTACCGATCCCAGATGCCCTAAGCCAACAACTCCCGAACCCCCACGGTGCTTCCCTGGATCCACTGACCCGCGCTGCCCAAAACCTACAACTCCAGCACCCCCAAATTGCTTCCCAGGCAGTACTGATCCTAGATGTCCTAAACCCACTACGCCTGCACCACCAAATTGTTACCCTGGAAACACCGACCCGCGTTGTCCAAAACCAACGACTCCTGCTCCACCCAGGTGCTTCCCTGGCTCAACTGACCCTAGATGTCCTAAGCCAACGACACCTGAGCCACCACGGTGCTTCCCGGGATCAACTGACCCCAGGTGTCCCAAGCCTACGACACCTGAACCACCGCGGTGTTTCCCTGGATCAAATGACCCCAGGTGTCCTAAGCCAACAACCCCTGCTCCACCAAGGTGCTTCCCTGGCTCAACTGACCCCAGATGTCCCAAACCTACGACACCTGAACCACCACGATGCTTCCCTGGATCAAATGACCCCAGGTGTCCTAAGCCAACAACGCCAAAACCAGTCTGCTACCCGGGTTCTCCCGATCCTAAATGTCCCCAACCACCACGCCCAACAACTTTAACTCCTCCCACTTATTTGCCACCAGTGACACCCGCTCTCAAATGCTATCCTGGTTCTACTGACCCTAGATGTCCCAAGCCAACGACTCCCGAGCCCCCACGTTGCTACCCTGGATCGACTGACCCCAGATGTCCCAAACCAACGACTCCTGAGCCACCACGTTGCTACCCTGGATCAACTGATCCCAGATGTCCCAAGCCAACGACTCCTGCTCCACCAAGGTGCTACCCAGGTAGTACCGATCCAAGATGTCCTAAGCCAACGACACCCGAACCACCTCGATGCTTCCCCGGAAGCACGGACCCACGTTGTCCCAAACCAACAACCCCTGCTCCACCAAG GTGCTTCCCAGGCTCAACTGACCCCAGATGTCCCAAACCTACGACACCTGAACCACCACGGTGCTTCCCGGGATCAACTGACCCCAG GTGTCCTAAGCCAACAACCCCTGCTCCACCAAGGTGCTTCCCTGGCTCAACTGACCCCAGATGTCCCAAACCTACGACACCTGAACCACCACGATGCTTCCCTGGATCAAATGACCCCAGGTGTCCTAAGCCAACAACGCCTAAACCAGTCTGCTACCCGGGTTCTCCCGATCCTAAATGTCCCCAACCACCACGCCCGACCACCTTAACTCCTCCCACTTATTTACCACCAGTGACACCCGCTGTCAAATGCTACCCTGGATCGACTGACCCCAGATGTCCTAAACCAACGACTCCTGAGCCACCACGTTGCTACCCAGGATCGACTGACCCCAGATGTCCCAAGCCAACGACTCCTGAGCCACCACGTTGCTACCCAGGATCAACTGACCCCAGATGTCCCAAGCCAACGACTCCTGAGCCACCACGTTGCTACCCAGGATCGACTGACCCCAGATGTCCCAAGCCAACGACCCCTGAGCCACCACGTTGCTACCCAGGATCGACTGACCCCAGATGTCCCAAGCCAACGACTCCTGAACCACCACGTTGCTACCCTGGATCGACTGACCCCAGATGTCCCAAACCAACGACTCCTGAGCCACCACGTTGCTACCCAGGATCAACTGACCCCAGATGTCCCAAGCCAACGACTCCTGAGCCACCACGTTGCTACCCAGGATCGACTGACCCCAGATGTCCCAAGCCAACGACCCCTGAGCCACCACGTTGCTACCCAGGATCGACTGACCCCAGATGTCCCAAGCCAACGACTCCTGAGCCACCACGTTGCTACCCTGGATCGACTGACCCCAGATGTCCCAAGCCAACGACTCCTGAGCCACCACGTTGCTACCCTGGATCGACTGACCCCAGATGTCCCAAACCAACGACTCCTGAGCCACCACGTTGCTACCCTGGATCGACTGACCCCAGATGTCCCAAGCCAACGACTCCTGAGCCCCCACGTTGCTACCCTGGATCGACTGACCCCAGATGTCCCAAGCCAACGACCCCTGCGCCACCACGTTGCTACCCTGGATCAACTGACCCTAGGTGTCCCAAACCGGAACCTCCAACCCCCAGTTCTTGTTATCCAGGATCAAGGGATCCAAAGTGCCCACAGCCGTTTGCTCCAGCTAGCACTAACCCACCTTCAACTTATTTGCCACCATTCCCAGAAGAAAATGAAATCAAATCTTCTAGAGTCAGCAGATTAGCAACTAAGGACACTAATGAAGATAACGTCAACGATTATATAG ATTCGTTCGATTTCAAGCGAACAGAACCAAGATCAAGAAAAGTTCGTGACGTATTTGGTAGCAGCGAAAGTGCTGCCTTTGCAACAAGTGGCACTGCCATCATATACATTGCCATGGGATCAGCTGTAGCAATGATCATGTCAATCACACTTGCCATTTATAtgtacaagaaaaataaactaagaacTGCGTCTGTAAACACAACTGCGCAAAGCCCctgttaa
- the LOC118271484 gene encoding mucin-1 isoform X50, whose protein sequence is MRIAALIALVQLSLATAVSDEPKTLTAVELNRELSGDNVLSPFYESSEDAGVTFIRGSRAADSPLSPDIDVQCSGNYIDVTVEFADVFDGIIYSKGYLNDPKCKYVSLGNSQSRYSFRVPLNGCGSRPLCNACGTIDNVLVFQADDLLQGPQDFARKVSCARTSLEVSTGVTASREEHTLKLKPFMVDMLDVVAVEGPAGGVECWMDIQVGVFPNTTPLKNSIKIGEYLTILVYLKDVRNQFSLKIHDCWAYDNENYDGPSTNKIQLTDKNGCPKKKKLIDFWQKTTNTGKSGATLIAYSKVSAFRFPETDQVYLTCNVELCTNNCDSNCGTTEISTTIKPSQCYPGSRDPGCQRITVEPQLKCYPGSLDPRCPQQPTPTTPQLSELTTLRDRRISLPTVIADKYTTTTTPEPPRCFPGSTDPRCPKPTTPEPPRCFPGSTDPRCPKPTTPEPPRCFPGSTDPRCPKPTTPEPPRCFPGSTDPRCPKPTTPEPPRCFPGSTDPRCPKPTTPEPPRCYPGSPDPRCPQPPRPTTLTPPTYLPPVTPELKCYPGSSDPRCPQPTTPAPPKCFPGSTDPRCPKPTTPAPPNCYPGNTDPRCPKPTTPAPPRCFPGSTDPRCPKPTTPEPPRCYPGSTDPRCPKPTTPEPPRCYPGSTDPRCPKPTTPEPPRCYPGSTDPRCPKPTTPEPPRCYPGSTDPRCPKPTTPEPPRCYPGSTDPRCPKPTTPEPPRCYPGSTDPRCPKPTTPEPPRCYPGSTDPRCPKPTTPEPPRCYPGSTDPRCPKPTTPKPVCYPGSPDPKCPQPPRPTTLTPPTYLPPVTPELKCYPGSSDPRCPQPTTPAPPKCFPGSTDPRCPKPTTPAPPNCYPGNTDPRCPKPTTPAPPRCFPGSTDPRCPKPTTPEPPRCYPGSTDPRCPKPTTPEPPRCYPGSTDPRCPKPTTPEPPRCYPGSNDPRCPKPTTPAPPNCYPGNTDPRCPKPTTPAPPRCFPGSTDPRCPKPTTPKPVCYPGSPDPKCPQPPRPTTLTPPTYLPPVTPALKCYPGSTDPRCPKPTTPEPPRCFPGSTDPRCPKPTTPAPPNCFPGSTDPRCPKPTTPAPPNCYPGNTDPRCPKPTTPAPPRCFPGSTDPRCPKPTTPEPPRCFPGSTDPRCPKPTTPEPPRCFPGSNDPRCPKPTTPAPPRCFPGSTDPRCPKPTTPEPPRCFPGSNDPRCPKPTTPKPVCYPGSPDPKCPQPPRPTTLTPPTYLPPVTPALKCYPGSTDPRCPKPTTPEPPRCYPGSTDPRCPKPTTPEPPRCYPGSTDPRCPKPTTPAPPRCYPGSTDPRCPKPTTPEPPRCFPGSTDPRCPKPTTPAPPRCFPGSTDPRCPKPTTPEPPRCFPGSNDPRCPKPTTPKPVCYPGSPDPKCPQPPRPTTLTPPTYLPPVTPAVKCYPGSTDPRCPKPTTPEPPRCYPGSTDPRCPKPTTPEPPRCYPGSTDPRCPKPTTPEPPRCYPGSTDPRCPKPTTPEPPRCYPGSTDPRCPKPTTPEPPRCYPGSTDPRCPKPTTPEPPRCYPGSTDPRCPKPTTPEPPRCYPGSTDPRCPKPTTPEPPRCYPGSTDPRCPKPTTPEPPRCYPGSTDPRCPKPTTPEPPRCYPGSTDPRCPKPTTPEPPRCYPGSTDPRCPKPTTPEPPRCYPGSTDPRCPKPTTPAPPRCYPGSTDPRCPKPEPPTPSSCYPGSRDPKCPQPFAPASTNPPSTYLPPFPEENEIKSSRVSRLATKDTNEDNVNDYIDSFDFKRTEPRSRKVRDVFGSSESAAFATSGTAIIYIAMGSAVAMIMSITLAIYMYKKNKLRTASVNTTAQSPC, encoded by the exons CTGTCGCTCGCTACAGCTGTTTCAGATGAACCAAAAACGCTCACAGCGGTTGAGCTGAACCGCGAGTTGTCCGGAGACAATGTGCTCTCGCCTTTCTACGAAAGTAGTGAGGATGCTGGGGTCACGTTCATAAGAGGATCAAGGGCGGCTGACTCGCCCTTGTCTCCTGATATCGACGTGCAATGCTCAGGCAACTATATCGACGTCACTGTTGAGTTCGCTGACGTTTTCGATGGCATCATTTACAGTAAGGGTTACTTAAATGACCCGAAGtgcaa ATATGTGTCATTGGGCAACAGTCAGTCTCGGTACTCATTCAGAGTGCCACTGAATGGCTGTGGCTCCCGACCTCTCTGCAATGCATGTGGTACCATCGACAACGTACTTGTGTTCCAAGCTGACGACTTGTTGCAAGGACCTCAGGACTTCGCTCGCAAG GTGTCATGTGCCCGCACTTCCCTGGAAGTGTCGACTGGAGTGACGGCGTCCAGAGAAGAGCATACTCTCAAGCTAAAACCTTTCATGGTTGACATGCTTGATGTGGTTGCAGTCGAAGGACCCGCCGGAGGAGTTGAATGCTGGATGGACATCCAAGTAGGAGTCTTTCctaat aCCACTCCACTGAAGAACTCGATCAAAATTGGAGAATACTTGACAATCCTTGTGTATCTCAAGGATGTAAGAAACCAGTTCAGCCTTAAAATACACGATTGCTGGGCTTATGACAACGAAAACTACGATGGTCCTAGTACCAACAAGATTCAACTGACTGACAAGAACGGTTGTCCCAA GAAGAAAAAGCTGATTGATTTCTGGCAGAAAACTACAAACACAGGCAAGAGCGGTGCCACTTTAATTGCCTACAGCAAAGTGAGCGCTTTCCGATTCCCTGAAACCGACCAAGTCTACCTAACGTGTAACGTcgag CTATGCACAAACAACTGCGACTCGAACTGCGGTACCACGGAAATTTCTACAACGATCAAACCATCACAATGCTACCCTGGATCGCGTGATCCTGGATGTCAACGCATCACGGTTGAACCACAACTGAAGTGTTACCCTGGCTCACTTGATCCCAGATGTCCTCAACAGCCAACACCGACGACACCACAACTTTCAGAGCTCACTACACTACGTGATCGGAGGATTTCGTTGCCAACAGTTATTGCCGACAAATATACGACTACTACCACTCCTGAGCCACCACGCTGCTTCCCAGGCTCCACTGACCCCAGATGTCCCAAGCCCACAACTCCTGAACCACCAAGGTGCTTCCCAGGTAGCACTGACCCAAGGTGCCCCAAACCAACTACTCCTGAGCCACCACGCTGCTTCCCAGGTTCCACTGACCCCAGATGTCCCAAGCCCACAACTCCTGAACCACCAAGGTGCTTCCCAGGTAGCACTGACCCAAGGTGCCCCAAACCAACTACTCCTGAGCCACCACGCTGCTTCCCTGGCTCAACTGACCCTAGATGTCCTAAGCCAACGACTCCTGAACCTCCACGATGCTACCCGGGTTCACCTGATCCGAGATGTCCACAGCCACCTCGACCTACAACCTTAACGCCACCGACATATTTACCACCAGTAACGCCTGAATTAAAATGCTATCCAGGTTCATCAGACCCTAGGTGTCCACAACCAACCACCCCAGCTCCTCCAAAATGTTTCCCAGGCAGCACAGACCCCAGGTGCCCGAAACCTACAACACCAGCACCTCCTAACTGTTACCCTGGAAACACTGACCCACGTTGCCCTAAGCCAACAACTCCAGCACCACCCAGATGTTTCCCAGGTAGCACTGACCCCAGATGTCCCAAGCCAACGACCCCTGAGCCACCACGTTGCTACCCAGGATCGACTGACCCCAGATGTCCTAAGCCAACGACTCCTGAGCCACCACGTTGCTACCCTGGATCGACTGACCCCAGATGTCCAAAGCCAACGACTCCTGAGCCACCACGTTGCTACCCTGGATCGACTGACCCCAGATGTCCAAAGCCAACGACTCCTGAGCCACCACGTTGCTACCCTGGATCGACTGACCCCAGATGTCCCAAACCAACGACTCCTGAGCCACCACGTTGCTACCCTGGATCGACTGACCCCAGATGTCCAAAGCCAACGACTCCTGAGCCACCACGTTGCTACCCTGGATCGACTGACCCCAGATGTCCAAAGCCAACGACTCCTGAACCACCACGTTGCTACCCTGGATCGACTGACCCCAGATGTCCCAAGCCAACGACCCCTGAGCCACCACGTTGCTACCCTGGATCGACTGACCCCAGATGTCCCAAACCAACCACGCCTAAACCAGTCTGCTACCCGGGTTCTCCGGATCCTAAATGTCCCCAACCACCACGCCCGACAACCTTAACTCCTCCCACTTATTTACCACCAGTAACGCCTGAATTGAAATGCTATCCAG GTTCATCAGACCCTAGGTGTCCACAACCAACCACCCCAGCTCCTCCAAAATGTTTCCCAGGCAGCACAGACCCCAGGTGCCCGAAACCTACAACACCAGCACCTCCTAACTGTTACCCTGGAAACACTGACCCACGTTGCCCTAAGCCAACAACTCCAGCACCACCCAGATGTTTCCCAGGTAGTACTGACCCCAGATGTCCCAAGCCAACGACCCCTGAGCCACCACGTTGCTACCCTGGATCGACTGACCCCAGATGTCCTAAGCCAACGACTCCTGAGCCCCCACGTTGCTACCCTGGATCGACTGACCCCAGATGTCCCAAGCCAACGACCCCTGAGCCACCACGTTGCTACCCTGGATCAAATGACCCCAGATGTCCAAAGCCAACCACACCCGCACCGCCAAACTGTTACCCTGGAAACACCGACCCGCGTTGTCCAAAACCAACAACCCCTGCCCCACCACGGTGCTTCCCTGGCTCAACTGACCCCAGATGTCCAAAGCCAACCACACCCAAACCAGTCTGCTACCCGGGTTCTCCGGATCCTAAATGTCCCCAACCACCACGCCCGACAACCTTAACTCCACCCACTTATTTACCACCAGTGACGCCGGCACTTAAATGTTACCCCGGTTCTACCGATCCCAGATGCCCTAAGCCAACAACTCCCGAACCCCCACGGTGCTTCCCTGGATCCACTGACCCGCGCTGCCCAAAACCTACAACTCCAGCACCCCCAAATTGCTTCCCAGGCAGTACTGATCCTAGATGTCCTAAACCCACTACGCCTGCACCACCAAATTGTTACCCTGGAAACACCGACCCGCGTTGTCCAAAACCAACGACTCCTGCTCCACCCAGGTGCTTCCCTGGCTCAACTGACCCTAGATGTCCTAAGCCAACGACACCTGAGCCACCACGGTGCTTCCCGGGATCAACTGACCCCAGGTGTCCCAAGCCTACGACACCTGAACCACCGCGGTGTTTCCCTGGATCAAATGACCCCAGGTGTCCTAAGCCAACAACCCCTGCTCCACCAAGGTGCTTCCCTGGCTCAACTGACCCCAGATGTCCCAAACCTACGACACCTGAACCACCACGATGCTTCCCTGGATCAAATGACCCCAGGTGTCCTAAGCCAACAACGCCAAAACCAGTCTGCTACCCGGGTTCTCCCGATCCTAAATGTCCCCAACCACCACGCCCAACAACTTTAACTCCTCCCACTTATTTGCCACCAGTGACACCCGCTCTCAAATGCTATCCTGGTTCTACTGACCCTAGATGTCCCAAGCCAACGACTCCCGAGCCCCCACGTTGCTACCCTGGATCGACTGACCCCAGATGTCCCAAACCAACGACTCCTGAGCCACCACGTTGCTACCCTGGATCAACTGATCCCAGATGTCCCAAGCCAACGACTCCTGCTCCACCAAGGTGCTACCCAGGTAGTACCGATCCAAGATGTCCTAAGCCAACGACACCCGAACCACCTCGATGCTTCCCCGGAAGCACGGACCCACGTTGTCCCAAACCAACAACCCCTGCTCCACCAAG GTGCTTCCCTGGCTCAACTGACCCCAGATGTCCCAAACCTACGACACCTGAACCACCACGATGCTTCCCTGGATCAAATGACCCCAGGTGTCCTAAGCCAACAACGCCTAAACCAGTCTGCTACCCGGGTTCTCCCGATCCTAAATGTCCCCAACCACCACGCCCGACCACCTTAACTCCTCCCACTTATTTACCACCAGTGACACCCGCTGTCAAATGCTACCCTGGATCGACTGACCCCAGATGTCCTAAACCAACGACTCCTGAGCCACCACGTTGCTACCCAGGATCGACTGACCCCAGATGTCCCAAGCCAACGACTCCTGAGCCACCACGTTGCTACCCAGGATCAACTGACCCCAGATGTCCCAAGCCAACGACTCCTGAGCCACCACGTTGCTACCCAGGATCGACTGACCCCAGATGTCCCAAGCCAACGACCCCTGAGCCACCACGTTGCTACCCAGGATCGACTGACCCCAGATGTCCCAAGCCAACGACTCCTGAACCACCACGTTGCTACCCTGGATCGACTGACCCCAGATGTCCCAAACCAACGACTCCTGAGCCACCACGTTGCTACCCAGGATCAACTGACCCCAGATGTCCCAAGCCAACGACTCCTGAGCCACCACGTTGCTACCCAGGATCGACTGACCCCAGATGTCCCAAGCCAACGACCCCTGAGCCACCACGTTGCTACCCAGGATCGACTGACCCCAGATGTCCCAAGCCAACGACTCCTGAGCCACCACGTTGCTACCCTGGATCGACTGACCCCAGATGTCCCAAGCCAACGACTCCTGAGCCACCACGTTGCTACCCTGGATCGACTGACCCCAGATGTCCCAAACCAACGACTCCTGAGCCACCACGTTGCTACCCTGGATCGACTGACCCCAGATGTCCCAAGCCAACGACTCCTGAGCCCCCACGTTGCTACCCTGGATCGACTGACCCCAGATGTCCCAAGCCAACGACCCCTGCGCCACCACGTTGCTACCCTGGATCAACTGACCCTAGGTGTCCCAAACCGGAACCTCCAACCCCCAGTTCTTGTTATCCAGGATCAAGGGATCCAAAGTGCCCACAGCCGTTTGCTCCAGCTAGCACTAACCCACCTTCAACTTATTTGCCACCATTCCCAGAAGAAAATGAAATCAAATCTTCTAGAGTCAGCAGATTAGCAACTAAGGACACTAATGAAGATAACGTCAACGATTATATAG ATTCGTTCGATTTCAAGCGAACAGAACCAAGATCAAGAAAAGTTCGTGACGTATTTGGTAGCAGCGAAAGTGCTGCCTTTGCAACAAGTGGCACTGCCATCATATACATTGCCATGGGATCAGCTGTAGCAATGATCATGTCAATCACACTTGCCATTTATAtgtacaagaaaaataaactaagaacTGCGTCTGTAAACACAACTGCGCAAAGCCCctgttaa